The following are encoded together in the Scytonema millei VB511283 genome:
- a CDS encoding DNA-directed RNA polymerase subunit beta' produces the protein MADGKEFIFRNRVVGKSQLRNLIAWSFTTYGTARTAVMADKLKDLGFRYATKAGISISVDDLMVPPSKRSLLEAAEAEIRATEARYQRGEITEVERFQKVIDTWNSTSEALKDEVMSHFERTNPLNSVHMMSISGARGSIAQVRQLVGMRGLMADPQGEIIDLPIKTNFREGLTVTEYIISSYGARKGLVDTALRTADSGYLTRRLVDVSQDVIVREFDCGTTRAIPVRPMMDGDRTLIPIGNRLLGRVAAVDVIHPKTKEVLVQRNQPIYDELAQAVDKAGVEEVMVRSPLTCEAARSVCQHCYGWSLAHAKMVDLGEAVGIIAAQSIGEPGTQLTMRTFHTGGVFTGEVARQARAEQDGTIRMPRNLRNRPFRTRHGEDALMAENNGALTLELANGSKVTIPVNQGSIVYVNDGQTVTTGQLIAEVPVGNRTTRVNTEKVTKDVASDLAGEVKFADVVAEEKTDRQGNTTTTASRGGLIWILSGEVYNLPPGAEPSVNNGDRVEANSVLAQMKLTSVHGGVVRLPQAADGARQREIEIITASVVLDTATVRSESFQGREHYTIETSNGQQFSLLATPGTKVQNGQVVAELIDDRYRTATGGIVKFAGVEIGKKGKAKQGYEVVKGGTLLWIPEESHEVNKDISLLIVEDGTYVEAGTEVVKDIFCQNSGVVTVTQKNDILRELVVKPGELLMLDDPEAALGRDGTLGQPGEEIVPGHTLSELRYIEYVESPEGPALLLRPAIEYAVPDVPPVPSTQSVNQSGRRIELRSMQRIAFKDSERVKSIEGVELLRTQLVLEIEQDTSGEHGSSPMVADIELIPDAEDPELQRLQLVILESLTIRRDVAADATQGSTSTTLLVEDGQNIPPGAVVARTAIQCKEAGEIRGIREGAEAIRRILVLRESDRLSIPTKERPQVKIGDLVVAGMEIAPGAVVAESGQVLEIKKATGDKKEQEQPGDGALVSNAYEVVVRTGRPYRVSNGAVLQVEDGELVQRGDNLVLLVFERAKTGDIIQGLPRIEELLEARKPKEACILARAGGTVEYNRIEDETVAIKVIEDSGNLTEYPIGPGQNAIVSDGAHIELGTPLTDGPANPHEILEIFYNRNAAEGVYASALEALQRVQTFLVNEVQSVYQSQGIDISDKHIEVIVRQMTSKVRIDDGGDTTMLPGELIELRQVEQVNEAMSITGGAKAQYTPMLLGITKASLNTDSFISAASFQETTRVLTEAAIEGKSDWLRGLKENVIIGRLIPAGTGFNTYEEVSTTSTDDFDTMSTSVFDDGDDAMDVVLDDRTARAYNLEGMGDSFGFDRNSAILDEDDDLMIDDSSAGDMDDDDDDDDDDDDFDDDDI, from the coding sequence ATGGCAGACGGTAAGGAATTTATTTTTCGCAACCGCGTAGTTGGTAAAAGCCAGCTGAGAAATCTAATTGCTTGGTCGTTCACGACTTACGGCACTGCTCGCACGGCAGTTATGGCAGATAAGCTGAAAGATTTAGGATTTCGCTACGCGACGAAAGCAGGGATCTCAATTAGCGTTGACGATTTGATGGTTCCGCCTTCTAAGCGATCGCTCTTGGAAGCTGCCGAAGCCGAAATTAGAGCTACGGAAGCGCGTTACCAACGGGGAGAAATCACTGAGGTCGAGCGTTTCCAAAAAGTGATCGACACTTGGAACAGTACTAGCGAAGCCCTCAAAGATGAAGTGATGAGTCACTTCGAGCGGACGAATCCGCTGAACTCGGTACACATGATGTCTATTTCTGGGGCGCGGGGTTCGATCGCCCAGGTGCGGCAGTTAGTCGGAATGCGTGGGTTGATGGCAGACCCTCAAGGGGAAATTATTGACTTGCCAATTAAAACGAATTTCCGCGAAGGGCTGACCGTTACCGAATACATTATCTCGTCCTACGGGGCAAGAAAAGGTCTGGTAGATACGGCGCTGCGCACGGCAGACTCCGGTTATTTAACACGACGCTTGGTAGACGTATCCCAAGACGTGATCGTGCGGGAATTTGACTGCGGTACGACCCGCGCCATTCCCGTGCGCCCGATGATGGATGGCGATCGCACTTTGATTCCGATCGGCAATCGCTTGCTAGGTCGAGTCGCGGCAGTTGACGTAATCCACCCAAAAACGAAAGAAGTTTTGGTGCAGAGAAACCAGCCCATTTATGATGAATTGGCGCAGGCAGTAGACAAAGCAGGCGTTGAAGAAGTGATGGTACGATCGCCCCTCACCTGCGAAGCAGCGCGATCGGTCTGCCAGCACTGTTATGGCTGGAGTTTGGCACACGCCAAGATGGTAGATTTGGGTGAAGCGGTGGGGATCATTGCCGCTCAAAGTATTGGCGAACCAGGCACGCAGCTAACCATGCGTACCTTCCACACGGGCGGCGTATTTACCGGAGAAGTGGCGCGACAAGCACGGGCAGAACAAGACGGCACGATTCGGATGCCGCGCAATCTCCGCAATCGTCCGTTTAGAACCCGCCACGGGGAAGACGCGCTGATGGCGGAAAACAACGGAGCGCTGACTTTGGAGCTTGCCAATGGTAGCAAAGTGACTATTCCCGTCAACCAAGGTTCGATCGTCTATGTCAATGACGGTCAGACAGTGACAACCGGGCAACTAATCGCTGAAGTCCCCGTTGGCAACCGTACCACCAGAGTGAATACGGAAAAAGTTACGAAAGATGTAGCTTCGGACTTGGCAGGAGAAGTCAAATTTGCGGATGTCGTCGCCGAGGAAAAGACCGACCGTCAAGGTAACACGACGACGACTGCATCTAGAGGCGGCTTGATCTGGATCTTGTCGGGAGAAGTTTACAACTTGCCCCCAGGTGCAGAACCAAGCGTTAACAACGGCGATCGCGTCGAAGCGAATAGCGTCTTGGCGCAGATGAAACTGACCAGCGTGCATGGGGGTGTCGTCCGCTTACCCCAAGCTGCTGATGGGGCGCGGCAGCGAGAAATTGAAATCATTACTGCCTCTGTGGTTCTCGATACGGCTACCGTGCGATCGGAAAGCTTCCAAGGTCGCGAGCATTACACGATCGAAACAAGTAACGGTCAACAATTTTCGCTCTTAGCGACTCCAGGCACAAAAGTGCAAAACGGTCAAGTTGTTGCAGAGCTAATTGACGATCGCTACCGCACTGCTACTGGTGGAATTGTGAAATTTGCTGGTGTAGAAATCGGGAAAAAAGGTAAGGCAAAGCAAGGTTACGAAGTCGTCAAGGGTGGAACCTTGTTGTGGATTCCTGAAGAATCTCACGAAGTCAATAAGGATATCTCCCTGCTGATCGTCGAGGACGGCACGTATGTCGAAGCGGGTACGGAAGTCGTGAAGGATATCTTCTGCCAGAATAGCGGCGTTGTCACCGTGACTCAGAAGAATGACATTTTGCGCGAACTGGTGGTGAAGCCAGGGGAATTGCTGATGTTAGACGACCCAGAAGCAGCACTCGGCAGAGACGGAACTTTAGGTCAGCCTGGAGAAGAAATCGTCCCAGGACATACCCTATCCGAACTGCGTTATATCGAGTATGTCGAATCGCCCGAAGGTCCAGCCTTACTGCTACGTCCCGCGATCGAATATGCCGTACCAGATGTTCCACCCGTACCCAGCACGCAATCCGTTAATCAATCGGGTCGCCGGATTGAGTTGAGATCGATGCAGCGTATTGCTTTTAAAGATTCCGAGCGGGTGAAGTCGATTGAAGGAGTAGAACTGCTGCGGACGCAATTGGTCTTGGAAATCGAGCAAGACACGAGCGGAGAACACGGTAGTTCGCCAATGGTGGCAGATATCGAATTGATTCCCGATGCAGAAGATCCCGAACTCCAGCGCTTGCAGTTGGTAATTTTGGAGTCTTTAACAATCCGCCGCGACGTAGCCGCTGATGCTACCCAAGGCAGTACTTCGACCACATTACTCGTAGAAGACGGGCAGAACATTCCTCCTGGTGCAGTCGTGGCACGGACGGCAATTCAGTGCAAAGAAGCCGGAGAAATTCGCGGTATTCGCGAAGGTGCAGAAGCCATTCGCCGCATACTGGTGTTGCGAGAAAGCGATCGCCTATCCATTCCAACCAAAGAACGTCCTCAAGTCAAAATTGGTGACTTGGTTGTAGCAGGTATGGAAATCGCTCCGGGAGCAGTTGTGGCTGAATCCGGGCAAGTACTGGAAATTAAGAAGGCAACGGGAGATAAAAAAGAGCAGGAACAACCAGGTGATGGAGCGTTGGTTAGCAACGCTTATGAAGTGGTTGTACGCACAGGTCGCCCTTATCGCGTCAGTAACGGTGCGGTATTGCAAGTCGAAGACGGCGAACTGGTTCAACGGGGCGATAACTTAGTGTTACTGGTCTTTGAACGGGCAAAAACCGGAGACATCATTCAGGGTTTACCCAGAATTGAGGAACTACTGGAAGCACGCAAACCAAAAGAAGCGTGTATCCTTGCCCGTGCTGGCGGTACGGTGGAATACAATCGGATTGAGGATGAAACTGTTGCCATTAAGGTGATTGAAGATTCTGGCAATCTTACCGAGTATCCAATTGGACCTGGGCAAAATGCCATTGTCTCTGATGGAGCGCACATAGAGTTAGGTACACCACTGACCGACGGTCCAGCAAATCCCCATGAAATTCTGGAGATTTTCTACAATCGCAATGCTGCCGAGGGTGTCTATGCTAGTGCGCTGGAAGCTTTACAGCGAGTCCAGACATTTCTAGTGAATGAAGTTCAGTCCGTCTACCAGTCTCAAGGCATTGATATTTCTGACAAGCACATCGAAGTGATCGTGCGTCAGATGACTTCCAAGGTGCGGATCGACGATGGTGGCGACACGACCATGTTGCCAGGGGAGTTGATCGAACTGCGGCAAGTCGAGCAGGTCAACGAAGCGATGAGCATCACTGGTGGGGCGAAAGCACAGTATACGCCGATGCTCTTGGGTATTACCAAGGCATCGCTGAATACAGATAGCTTCATCTCAGCAGCTTCGTTCCAAGAAACGACGCGGGTACTGACTGAAGCAGCGATCGAAGGTAAATCTGATTGGTTGCGGGGTCTGAAAGAAAACGTGATTATCGGACGCTTGATTCCAGCAGGAACTGGTTTTAACACCTACGAAGAAGTCAGTACGACCAGTACTGACGATTTCGACACCATGTCAACTAGCGTCTTTGATGATGGTGACGATGCCATGGATGTCGTCCTCGACGATCGCACGGCTCGCGCTTACAACCTAGAAGGCATGGGAGATAGCTTCGGTTTCGATCGCAACTCTGCCATCCTGGATGAAGATGACGATCTGATGATCGACGACTCTTCGGCTGGCGACATGGATGATGACGATGATGACGATGATGACGATGACGACTTCGACGACGACGATATCTAA
- a CDS encoding HhoA/HhoB/HtrA family serine endopeptidase, with the protein MRLGKIMQYMRQLSSYVLAIVIGVFLSGCLQVLPSQADPVPQATISQVPTPPTPTQKAAIQPNSFVTAAVNRVGQAVVRIDTERTITRRLPDPFSDDPFFRRFFGENFPQQLPPERLQGLGSGFIVDSSGEILTNAHVVAQADKVTVTLKDGRVLEGQVQGVDEVTDLAAIKVNGKNLPVAPLGDSSSVQVGDWAIAVGNPLGLDNTVTLGIVSTLKRSSAQVGIPDKRLDFIQTDAAINPGNSGGPLLNDRGEVIGINTAIRADGMGIGFAIPIDKAKAIKDRLIRGEKVAHPYIGVQMETLTPSLARQNNSDPNSTIQIPEVNGVLVVRVLPNSPAAAAGLRRGDVIVQVDGQTITKAEQLQSLVEDTQVGQAIQVKVRRGDRTQQLSVRTGELQSASLK; encoded by the coding sequence ATGCGATTAGGAAAAATTATGCAGTATATGCGCCAACTCAGTTCTTATGTGTTGGCGATTGTTATAGGTGTATTTCTAAGCGGTTGTTTGCAGGTACTACCGTCACAAGCAGACCCAGTCCCTCAAGCAACGATTTCCCAAGTTCCCACACCACCAACCCCAACTCAAAAAGCTGCCATCCAGCCCAACAGCTTTGTGACTGCCGCAGTGAATCGCGTCGGACAAGCGGTGGTACGCATCGACACAGAACGCACGATTACGCGCCGCCTACCCGATCCTTTTTCAGACGACCCATTTTTCCGCCGTTTTTTTGGCGAAAACTTTCCCCAACAATTGCCACCCGAACGTTTACAAGGATTGGGTTCTGGGTTCATTGTCGATTCTAGCGGCGAGATTTTAACCAATGCCCACGTTGTCGCTCAAGCCGATAAGGTGACGGTAACTTTAAAAGATGGGCGTGTTTTGGAAGGTCAGGTGCAAGGTGTAGATGAAGTTACCGATTTGGCAGCAATTAAAGTCAACGGCAAAAATTTGCCCGTAGCACCCTTGGGAGACTCTTCTAGCGTCCAGGTTGGAGACTGGGCGATCGCCGTGGGAAATCCTTTGGGATTAGATAACACCGTCACCCTTGGTATTGTCAGCACTCTCAAGCGTTCTAGCGCTCAAGTTGGCATTCCCGACAAGCGGCTAGATTTCATTCAAACCGATGCGGCGATCAATCCTGGTAATTCTGGAGGTCCGCTATTGAACGATCGCGGCGAAGTGATTGGCATCAACACGGCGATTCGCGCTGACGGGATGGGAATTGGTTTTGCAATTCCCATTGACAAAGCTAAAGCGATTAAAGATCGGTTAATTCGAGGTGAGAAAGTTGCCCACCCATATATTGGGGTACAAATGGAAACCCTTACCCCCTCGTTGGCAAGACAAAATAACAGCGATCCTAATTCGACGATTCAAATTCCCGAAGTGAATGGCGTATTGGTAGTGCGAGTTTTACCCAACTCGCCTGCTGCTGCTGCTGGATTGCGTCGGGGAGATGTCATCGTCCAAGTAGACGGGCAGACGATTACGAAAGCCGAACAGCTACAAAGTTTAGTTGAGGATACTCAAGTCGGGCAGGCGATTCAAGTCAAAGTCCGGCGGGGCGATCGAACTCAACAACTTTCCGTCCGCACGGGCGAGTTGCAAAGCGCTTCGCTCAAATAA
- a CDS encoding metal-sensing transcriptional repressor, which produces MNGTDKLTKSSSSIAKTEILSPSTDLDLSHGHVHEQGAAHAHVHSEESLRAVINRLSRIEGHIRGIKTMVQENRDCPEVLTQIAAVRGALDRVARMILDEHLTECIARAAQVGNLEDEIDELKKALDRFLH; this is translated from the coding sequence ATGAACGGCACAGATAAACTGACAAAAAGCTCCTCGTCAATTGCTAAGACTGAAATACTCTCCCCATCTACTGACTTAGACCTCAGCCACGGTCACGTTCACGAGCAGGGAGCGGCTCACGCTCACGTCCATAGTGAAGAATCTCTACGCGCCGTGATCAATCGGCTTTCTCGCATTGAAGGGCACATTCGCGGGATTAAAACTATGGTGCAAGAAAACCGAGATTGTCCTGAAGTCTTGACGCAGATTGCAGCCGTGCGCGGAGCGCTCGATCGCGTGGCTCGAATGATTTTAGACGAGCATCTGACTGAATGTATTGCTAGAGCTGCTCAAGTGGGAAATTTGGAAGACGAGATCGATGAATTGAAAAAAGCTCTGGATCGATTTTTGCATTAG
- a CDS encoding class I SAM-dependent methyltransferase, translating to MSKQSSSNSNSPSFHGSNIFQSQNWEETVKQVGYRFNRQYQGQDLALPPEVQAMPIFHEWKTGILAGRLASPFWEMAQPQKNQTCLDIGCGVSFLIYPWTEWQAFFYGQEVSTVARDTLNARSPQLNSKLFKGVELRPAHQLNYSPAQFDLAIATGFSCYFPREYWSTVMAEVKRVLKPNGFFVFDILNPETPLAEDWAVLETYLGAEVFLEPISEWEKTIKATGAKIVARQAGELFQLYKVRF from the coding sequence ATGTCTAAACAAAGCAGTAGTAATTCTAATTCGCCTAGTTTTCACGGCAGCAACATCTTTCAATCGCAAAATTGGGAGGAAACAGTCAAGCAAGTAGGATATCGGTTTAACCGACAGTATCAAGGTCAAGATTTGGCACTCCCGCCAGAAGTGCAGGCAATGCCAATATTTCATGAGTGGAAAACTGGTATCTTAGCTGGCAGACTGGCTTCTCCTTTTTGGGAGATGGCTCAACCACAGAAAAACCAAACTTGCCTAGATATTGGCTGCGGTGTTAGCTTTCTTATTTATCCTTGGACGGAATGGCAAGCATTTTTTTACGGTCAAGAAGTCAGTACAGTAGCACGGGATACCTTGAATGCTCGCAGTCCGCAGTTGAACTCAAAGTTATTTAAAGGTGTTGAATTAAGACCAGCCCACCAGTTAAACTACTCTCCAGCTCAATTTGACTTAGCGATCGCCACTGGATTTAGCTGCTATTTTCCCCGCGAGTACTGGAGTACTGTCATGGCAGAAGTCAAGCGAGTGCTGAAACCGAATGGTTTTTTTGTCTTCGACATCCTCAACCCCGAAACACCCCTAGCAGAAGATTGGGCAGTTTTAGAAACCTACCTGGGTGCAGAAGTGTTTCTGGAGCCTATATCTGAGTGGGAAAAAACGATAAAAGCTACTGGCGCTAAAATTGTGGCACGGCAAGCAGGAGAGTTATTTCAGTTGTATAAAGTCCGGTTTTAG
- the cobJ gene encoding precorrin-3B C(17)-methyltransferase, with amino-acid sequence MLLQDFQPLCAIATTSIGANRLRSICQPNNPVWVPESLSSLAGVQAYSGSLKSHVAELWQSHRAFVFCLATGAVVRIVAPLLQNKATDPAVVVVDEAGKFVISLCGGHQGGADKIAKIIAQLIDATPILTSASTSLGLPAIDLLGVPFGWHKGRGDWTEVSAAVVRGEPVQVIQEAGSTLWRSTASVRQSNLSFEPSPDATAKIWITPRPIEGAQPCAPTSNSLQPQIQWHPRVLWVGIGCERGTSRQLIEAGIQQICRENQLATDAIAGIATIDLKADEVGLVELCHAYDFPLRTFPAEILSAISVPNPSPVVEREVGTPSVAEAAALCACLNPPHTKAHHTDSDRKVTPTLLVPKQIFKPNTPTPVRAGLETCPYRIPTPEFTGAVTIAIAQSEIEYTGRIGKLFLVGIGPGAIEQITPAAKSAIATADAVIGYSLYIELIATLLQPQQIIETLPITQERQRAQRAIELAQWGLTVAVVSSGDCGIYGMAGLVMEELQAGDWDGSTPQVQVFPGITALQAAAARVGTPLMHDFCAISLSDLLTPWQVIEKRLIAAAMADFVTAIYNPRSQSRVQQLQIARDIFLQYRDPNTPVAIVRAAYRQDEQIFLTTLEKFLDLPVDMLSTVLIGNSSTRTYADWIITPRGYLDFVPEMKA; translated from the coding sequence GTGTTGCTGCAAGACTTTCAACCTTTGTGCGCGATCGCGACGACTTCTATTGGTGCAAACAGATTGCGGTCTATTTGTCAACCTAATAATCCAGTCTGGGTTCCAGAGTCTCTGTCGAGTCTTGCCGGAGTGCAAGCCTACTCAGGTTCGCTCAAATCTCACGTAGCCGAATTGTGGCAATCTCACCGCGCCTTCGTTTTTTGTTTGGCAACTGGGGCAGTTGTGAGGATCGTTGCACCTTTATTGCAAAACAAAGCCACCGATCCGGCAGTTGTCGTAGTTGATGAGGCAGGAAAGTTTGTCATTAGTCTGTGCGGCGGACATCAAGGCGGGGCTGACAAGATCGCAAAAATAATTGCCCAGCTCATCGATGCAACTCCAATATTAACCAGCGCTTCTACAAGTTTAGGATTACCCGCCATAGATTTATTGGGCGTTCCCTTTGGATGGCATAAAGGGAGAGGAGATTGGACGGAAGTGAGTGCGGCAGTAGTGCGTGGCGAACCCGTACAAGTCATTCAAGAAGCTGGTTCTACCTTGTGGCGATCGACAGCCAGCGTCCGGCAGTCAAATTTGAGTTTTGAGCCATCTCCTGACGCAACAGCCAAAATTTGGATTACGCCACGCCCGATTGAGGGCGCACAGCCGTGCGCCCCTACTAGCAATTCCCTTCAGCCTCAAATTCAGTGGCATCCCCGTGTCTTGTGGGTGGGAATCGGTTGCGAACGGGGAACCTCAAGACAACTGATTGAAGCTGGCATTCAGCAAATCTGCCGAGAAAATCAACTTGCCACAGACGCGATCGCGGGGATTGCGACGATCGACCTGAAAGCTGATGAAGTTGGGTTAGTCGAATTGTGCCACGCCTACGATTTTCCCTTACGGACTTTCCCCGCCGAAATCTTGAGCGCGATTTCCGTCCCTAACCCCTCCCCAGTTGTAGAACGAGAAGTCGGGACTCCCAGCGTTGCTGAAGCTGCGGCTTTATGCGCTTGTTTAAATCCACCTCATACAAAGGCGCACCACACAGATTCCGATCGCAAGGTAACACCTACGCTATTGGTTCCCAAACAAATTTTCAAACCCAACACCCCGACTCCCGTACGGGCGGGTTTGGAAACCTGCCCGTACCGAATCCCGACTCCCGAGTTCACGGGTGCAGTCACGATCGCGATCGCCCAATCGGAAATCGAATATACGGGTCGTATTGGTAAACTGTTCCTCGTGGGAATAGGACCTGGTGCGATCGAGCAAATCACCCCAGCTGCCAAAAGCGCGATCGCCACAGCGGATGCAGTTATCGGTTACTCTCTTTACATAGAATTGATTGCGACATTGTTACAACCCCAGCAAATTATCGAAACTTTACCCATTACCCAAGAAAGACAGCGCGCTCAAAGAGCGATCGAACTGGCACAATGGGGTTTGACAGTGGCGGTGGTATCTTCGGGAGACTGCGGCATTTACGGTATGGCAGGGTTGGTGATGGAAGAATTGCAAGCAGGAGACTGGGACGGAAGCACGCCTCAAGTGCAAGTTTTTCCCGGAATTACAGCGTTGCAAGCCGCCGCCGCCCGCGTCGGCACGCCTCTAATGCACGACTTTTGCGCCATTAGCTTAAGCGATTTACTCACCCCTTGGCAAGTCATTGAAAAGCGCTTGATTGCCGCAGCAATGGCTGATTTTGTCACGGCAATTTACAATCCGCGATCGCAATCGCGCGTCCAACAGCTACAAATCGCCAGAGATATTTTCTTACAATACCGCGACCCAAACACTCCAGTGGCGATCGTCCGTGCGGCTTACCGTCAAGACGAACAAATTTTCCTAACAACTTTAGAAAAGTTTCTCGATTTGCCTGTCGATATGCTATCTACAGTATTAATTGGTAATTCTAGTACTCGCACCTATGCCGATTGGATAATCACCCCACGGGGTTATTTGGATTTTGTGCCAGAAATGAAAGCATAG
- a CDS encoding ABC1 kinase family protein → MGQYQLAQLKRYDPEAIAQYYRFRPLLAVARTFKVVWLFAGFIFGLKWDDWRDREEENKLKRAVQLRQLLTDLGPTFIKVGQALSTRPDLVRKDFLDELVKLQDQLPAFEQEIAFRTIEAELGRSVEEVYSQISPHPVAAASLGQVYRARLHSGEEVAVKVQRPNLRPTITLDLYLMRWAASWLSPWLPLNLGHDLTMIVDEFGTKLFEEIDYLNEGRNAEKFATNFRNDPHVKVPLIYWRYTNTRVLTLEWINGFKLNDTASIQAAGLNTDELIEIGVTAGLQQLLEHGFFHADPHPGNLFAMPDGRMAYIDFGMMDQLDERTKETLVDAIVHLVNKDYDELAEDYVKLGFLTPDTDIRPIIPALEAVWGSAIGKNVGDFNFKTITDSYSELMYDYPFRVPSKFALIIRSLITQEGIALSLNPDFKIIEVAYPYVARRLLTGETPELRRRLLNLLFKNGKFQWQRLEDLLDIASSDDSFDILPTAQLGLQYLLSEEGKYLRQQLVMALTEDDRLHTAEVQRIWNLVKDEIQPARLFDAAIGAIANLSRERAAAILPTAVFSLIATPDREP, encoded by the coding sequence GTGGGTCAGTATCAACTCGCTCAGCTTAAACGCTACGATCCAGAAGCGATCGCGCAGTATTATCGCTTCCGTCCTTTGCTGGCTGTAGCGCGGACTTTCAAGGTCGTCTGGTTGTTTGCTGGGTTTATTTTTGGTTTAAAGTGGGACGATTGGCGCGATCGCGAAGAAGAAAATAAGCTCAAACGAGCCGTCCAACTGCGGCAGCTCCTCACCGATCTGGGTCCGACGTTTATCAAAGTCGGTCAAGCGCTCTCCACTCGCCCAGACTTAGTGAGAAAAGATTTTTTGGACGAACTGGTCAAGCTGCAAGACCAATTACCTGCCTTCGAGCAGGAAATCGCTTTCCGCACGATTGAAGCTGAACTGGGACGTTCGGTTGAAGAAGTTTACAGCCAGATTTCGCCGCACCCTGTAGCTGCTGCAAGTTTGGGACAAGTATATCGCGCTCGGCTCCATAGTGGCGAAGAAGTTGCCGTTAAGGTACAGCGTCCGAATTTACGCCCGACGATTACCCTCGACCTTTACTTAATGCGTTGGGCGGCGAGTTGGCTATCTCCTTGGTTGCCTCTCAATCTCGGTCACGATCTGACGATGATTGTAGACGAATTTGGGACGAAGCTATTTGAGGAAATCGATTACCTTAACGAAGGACGGAATGCCGAAAAGTTTGCGACCAACTTCCGCAACGATCCTCACGTCAAAGTTCCCTTAATTTACTGGCGTTACACGAATACTCGCGTCCTGACGCTGGAGTGGATTAACGGATTTAAGCTGAATGACACTGCTAGCATCCAAGCAGCGGGATTGAATACAGATGAATTGATCGAAATTGGTGTAACAGCTGGGCTGCAACAGCTATTAGAACATGGTTTCTTTCACGCTGACCCTCATCCAGGTAATTTGTTTGCCATGCCAGACGGACGGATGGCTTACATTGACTTCGGCATGATGGATCAGTTGGACGAGCGGACGAAAGAAACGCTAGTCGATGCGATCGTGCATCTGGTGAATAAAGACTACGACGAATTGGCAGAAGATTACGTCAAGCTAGGATTTCTCACGCCGGACACTGATATTCGCCCGATTATCCCAGCTTTAGAAGCAGTCTGGGGTAGCGCGATCGGTAAAAATGTGGGAGATTTTAACTTTAAAACCATCACCGACTCCTATTCGGAGTTGATGTATGATTATCCTTTCCGCGTACCTTCTAAATTTGCGTTAATTATCCGTTCGTTGATTACGCAAGAAGGAATTGCCCTCAGCCTCAATCCTGATTTCAAGATCATTGAAGTTGCTTATCCCTATGTGGCGCGGCGGTTACTGACGGGTGAAACCCCCGAACTGCGGCGCAGGTTACTCAATCTCTTGTTCAAAAATGGTAAGTTTCAGTGGCAGCGGTTGGAAGATTTGCTCGACATCGCCAGCTCTGACGACAGTTTTGATATTCTACCCACCGCTCAACTCGGCTTGCAGTATCTTCTATCTGAAGAAGGGAAATACCTACGGCAACAATTGGTGATGGCACTGACGGAAGACGATCGCCTGCATACAGCAGAAGTACAGCGGATCTGGAATTTAGTCAAGGATGAGATTCAGCCCGCACGTCTGTTTGATGCCGCGATTGGAGCGATCGCCAATCTATCTAGAGAAAGAGCGGCGGCGATTCTCCCGACAGCAGTATTTTCACTCATTGCTACCCCAGATCGAGAGCCGTAA